Part of the Triticum urartu cultivar G1812 chromosome 2, Tu2.1, whole genome shotgun sequence genome, CCAAAAGAAGCCACTCACTAGACATACACTAGACATAGAGCCATGACTCATACATAATGCATTCTACCCAAAATCCAGTTTAATAAATAAAAACAGTTGATAATGACCACATCAAATGCCTCCAGTGGACCCACACAACATAAAGTGATAATGATGCGGTCCAAATTTCCACTTGATGTGTTGCAACATCTCAGGCCTTCGTCTTCTTTCCACTTGCGCCAAACTCGCTTGCTGCTTCTATCTCTCTCTGGCAAAAACGAAACAGAGATGTTTGTCAAACATAATACCTTTAGTGTGACCATATGACAGGTTATAATTACCTAAAAACAATTTTAAAAATGAAAAATTGCAAGCTAGAGTAAACATGCGTCGATATTAATTATTTGGGAAACACCCAACACAATGTCTAAAGGTCAGTCTAGGATGCTCTGAATTAAAATCATTGAAACAGCCATCTGTGTCAAGGGTACATTTATTTACTTTTGACATCTTACATTCAGACACCGTCAGTGCTCAGCTCTAGTTTGAAATTATGCTTCAGCTGCTATGTGCATCTTTGAATGGACTTGGCTCATACCAATTCCAAGTTCAGAAACGAACTACACATACGCTGCTATATTCACTGAATGCCTTAAAAGTGTAGGGGTGAAGCTAATGACAACACATACGCTGACATCTTTGAATGGACTTTGCATGTTCAGGTAGTGACAATTGATTACAGAATCATGATTGCGGATGAGCATCTATATCAGACATCTACTGTTCAACATGAGGAGGTGGCCAAATATCTTGATTTCTATTAGCAAGTATGAAGCAAACTGGACGCGATAAGGAAGCATTGGAATTTTAATCATTTTATAAAACCTAAGCAAAATTATAGTAGCACGCCTGCAAATGAAAGCATGTTCAGTGATAGTGAACACACATAGATAAAATGACAGTAGTATGCAAATGAAACCATGCTTGGTGGTGGTAGTAGTACCGGGTGATCCTGTCGTCGGTGCGCACTGAACTCACTTGCAAAGAGCTGGGAATAAATATGCGTCGTCTTCTGTTGATAGACCTGGACATCGTTGTTATTCCCCATGTCGACACGAAGCAAATACTGGGCCTTGTGCACTAGTCGACGGTCCTTCCCCACCACACTGGTATCGTTTACGACTAGGTAGACGACGCCGTCTTGATGGATGCTCAGGACAGGGAACGACGGAGCAAGCTATCTCAAACCAGCAGACTGGTAGTTGGTGTTTGCCCAGATGTCTTGGATGCTGCACTGGTAGCTTATGCTCCACCCTGGGTGGTCAGGGTAGAGAGTCCAGACGGTCAGTCCATATTCTTCGCCGGGCTTGCGTTCAACAAATTTATTGAAGGCAAGGAACTTGATGGAGCCACGAACACAGGCCACGGAACGGAACTCCTCAGCACAGAGGCCGCCTGGATAGTCGGAGGCATCATAGTTTGGACGTCCTTGGGGCAACTCAATGAAGCTCAACTTGCAGCCTTGGTGCAGATCACAGAGCACCATGCCTTGGTGGAGATCCACCCAGCAGAAGGTAGAGCCCCGATAAGAGAAGCACGAGTGAATGGAGGAATACATGGCTATGTTGGGTGGAAGGGGCAGGCAGCCGGGCTTCAAGACCCATTCTTTGGCAGACGACTCCCACAGCCAGACGGCGGCTCGGGAGAAGCCTGGCATGACCCAGACGAGCTCGGCAAGAAGGTAGCCACCCCCGGTGGCGTCGCACATGACGACGGCCGACTGGTGCCCCATGGCCATATACTCGTCGTGGGAGGGGATAGGGGGGATGACGGAGAGGGAGCCATCCCTGGCGTCATAGATGAGATAGGCTCCCATCTCCGCAAACGTTTCGGCACCAGGGCGGTACCCTCCGGCGTAGAGGGCGACCATGTTCTTTTCCGCGCTGGAGATGTGGCTCGAGCGCAGGCCTAGGAGCGGGGCGGAATTCGGCGGCGGTAGTATGCGGAGGGAGGAGAGTTGCGGCGGAGAGGCGACGACTGCGCGGGCCTTGAGGGCGCGCAGGTACTCGATGACTGCATCACTCGTCTCTTTGTTGCTTGCTCCCCATGGGCAGGGGGAGGGGATTGGCACTGCAACCACGTCGTGGGAGAAATCAACATGGCGCTTGAGCAGAACCATCGGGGGGGCCATGGCGGCTAGGGGTTAGGGTTTGGTGGAGggagggaggaaggagaagggggatTTGGGGATCGGATCgacggtggcggcgcggctagggttagggttagggtggAGGCAGCAATTTGATTTGGGGATTTGGGGATCGAgcgaggaaggagaagggggatTTTTGCCTGGTAGTAGATCTAAAATAAAATACATCAGCAGGGAAACCGGCGTCaagggaaggaaagaggggactCGCTTGGACAGTTGGATCCACTAGCGAATGGTTCCCAGCAAACGGCACGCACCAGGAGGTAGGGCTGCGGACTGCGGTTCCGCGCTTTGGACAAAGCAGCGCCACGGCCCGGACCCATCTAATCCGTTTTATATCTGGGCCGATCCATTTCGAGCGCAAACTTGCACCGGGTTTGGGTCGCGGCGGACAGCGAACGGACGCTTCGAGAGTCCACGTGGTAGGCGGCCACCTACCTCCCACCCGCCAACATAAATGCGCACGGGCGGGTGGCCCCACCTATCATCCGCACAGCTCCGGGTCGTCGTCCTTCTCTctgcccgcgctgctactattatttcgtattttatttcttttttatttcatgttgtattcgtacacctttacacaaattttcatacaacaggaatttacaaattgtttttacatcataatgagttattacatcacggggtgaaagaaccgtgtggactagtttcaagtggacggacatccacttgaaactaatccgcggttctttcacccaatgatataataaatatcatcatcatcatcatatcattaacaatttatcatcatcatcatcatatcattggtcactagtcgtaatcacaagtactcctgacatcacataataaacatattgtacctcataggacctactacattctcttaggacctactatattctctaaggtaaaatagcaaaaaacaagatagcccctcgCTCTCCATTATTGAGAATGCAGATTATCCTGTCttcaattcttgcctttcgcttaatgttgcttccaagaaccttcttacgaatgtccaaacattttttccactctttgattagcatgtgttcaccggtttcagaaattcgatatgcacaggtgagatccgtaggatgacctggctgtaggttcagaacttcaagacgaccattgtaatacatcagatgaggcacacaatccatcgggattttctgttggaaaacatagtaataacttcgtagttagcaatgatgtactagttttagaagtatgcaaaagatgcacggatgttgtaatagtaaaatatcttaccagggtatctccatagaagttatcgtggttcaacacgtgcactagtggcacgtattcaccataatttgaaggagttcgataataggtattgtaattatcaaaaaagtacaataagcaatcagatgatttttctccttataagttaattcggagccatcagtgtagtgggttttgtctaccatcttctgcacattctttaaagattcaaaataagctgtcaatggaaataagctgtcaactattttgaaataaacaatataaattagttaataactatgtttgagaaactcacattgcgatagaatcggaagcgtatcaacaaggacccaaatgtccatattgtcttgcttgATGTCAGGAtgaccaagatccatggtgacaatcataccctcataaaaaccatacattttgcaaagtgcttcccaattttgacaaccaaaatgggttacgctctgagaattatacagatttacttcaaaattgatatcatgatgggtccttaggtgtattttctttgtttgaaaattttcatggtcttcaaaactcATCCTCttcaagacatagcgtcttgcatggcatgggataagctagtcgaattgtaaaagatgaaaattagacgttgaaatagttgaagtcatgcttaattacgaaaaaaaaacacttgtcgtagttgcgtaccgtttcaacatcgaaggtctcctcgagcttaatgctgaagcgtcgatcttcgtccagctcaacgaacctgccgcacatacctcgatcgtcgtggcaccagctgcactcccccgggagactgtcgtcgtccgagtacgacatttcctacattcataattcaaagattaaacttgtacaattaaatatatgtactaaaaaacctaaattagatcattatttttcaaagaaaatccaggccactcgatatttcccacatattctagcacaagtcatgctagaattcacggaaaaatccggcatgacctttgctaaaaaaggacatatcgagcgcctgaaatttggcggaacggaaattaatcaacactccggcaaaataTAGACCACTGGGAGGTGTAACCAAaacatgaaataattgcttaaactaaaaaataacaccaaatatggcatgttcaactagttctattaattcaattAGTTCTTACTGAATATAAACttagtataaaaagaaaaaaactagttctttctaaaaatgaagtagttcaactagttattaatttacttactatactagttcaactaaaactaaactagttctattaattcaactagttcttactaaatataaacttactataaatagaaagaaactagcacatatactactactaattaacatctaactactacatatactactaattaacatgtactactgctaattatacaactagtttaccatcactactagtaattaatatccactacttctaaaaatcattatttatgaaccctaaattaacatctactactactaaaatcatctactaactaagcaaagagagagggggttggggaggggtggggggcttacagagggagagacggtggcggggaggtgctcggcgacggaggggcggcgagggcgggctcgggatcgGGAGGGCGGCGGTCCTGGGCGGCGGGCTCGGCGGGCTCGGTCAAGGGCGatggcggtgaggtcgagggcggcgacagtgtggtcgagagcgggggtggtgaggttgagggcgggcggcggcggcggcggtgagggcaCAGGCGTgctcgggctcgggcggcggcgacagggAGTAGGGGAACAGGCCGGTGGGGGGGAAAGGAGTACTTAGCGAAATTTTGATGCGGGGGGTGGTTAActcgaactagcagtagcgcacgtacagaaaacgcgctatagctaacttatctaCAGCGCGTTTTGGGAAaaaccgctactgctaatggaagcagttatttcttttgtttagtaaaaacatcaaaaatatacattggtcatcattgatctttttgtgtataatctaaatagtcaacatgaatcctcactgtacctgtataggtacaggcgaggattcatattgcaaccacaaatcatacacatatagttcaatgaagacGAAGTGCTTGAGATAGGTTGAGAagcaacatatttaaggtggtaaacaccttgttcgcttagcagtatgggactaaacttaattagttgcggTCATACTTACAAGCAGCGAGTTTTGAGCAAAACCACTGCTACTAAgttctttagcagtagcgcgtccaccgtaagggcgctactactatatctagcctggaggcaacaccgtggcaattatagtagtagcgctcttttcacctagagcgctactgctactcagtcattagcagcgctcttttctaaagctcgttgctgctaattagcagtagcgtctgtttttagaccgcgctgctgctatgattctgtgtataaggttttccctagtagtgctacCTTGTCATATCAGACTGTTCTAGACAAGTTTAGCCGAAATCTAACAGTTGTCGCCTTTGCGGTAAAAGCATCGAAACAGAAGCTCATCTTCTCAATGGTCACATATTATAGCACCAACAACCCCTTCTCGTTGATCCTCGTTCTCCCAATGGACTGAATAAGAGATCAGAACATTTTTTTATTGAAGGGGTAACTTATAATCTTCACCTTTAATCTGCATCAAAATATGTAAACTTTTGTAGAGGGATGTGTGGGTACCAAAACGGGATTTCAGTGTTCGCAACCTTTGATCTTGTGTGATTGAACGATGGCGGCGCCTTGGTGTCGTATTCCCTCTTGGGGGCTTCATCTTTGGAGCTCGGCATCGGTGAGTGGGGCCAGTGGATGGCGGTGGTTTTGGGGTTCAGATTTCTGTGGCAATGATGATGGTGGGAGCGACATCGGCAGCGCGACAATAGTTGTGGTAGTCGGCTCTTCTTCGTCGTGTCCACGGGATTTCCTCGGTTTGTTTTGTTGTTGTAAAGTTGAAGCTGCGGCGGCGGGGCCCTGTGGTATATGATGAATGGTGCAGGTGGACCATTGGGTGATCTTCCGTGGCGGCAGTCGTGCTTGGTTTTGCCATTCGTTGTTCTCCGTCTGAGTCAGAGCTACGTTTGTTTGATCGTAGGTGACTGAGTTTGGCGCGGATCTTCATAGAACTTCACTCGGCCTCTACAGTGTGGGTTGAGTCGACGATCGCCTACAGCAAATTGGATTCGTTTGCTCAGGGTTTAGGGTTGACGATGACGCCTCTAGGGGAGGAATGATGACGATGATGCACGTGTGCTGTCTCGATGAGGCACCCTTTGAAGTGGCATGTGTGGGGTATCTTGTGTGTGCCGCTCAACGGTTGTGATGGCTTTATCCTGGCTTCCTGTTAATTAACCGGCCGGCTCACTTTTGCTTAATTAATAGACGAGGCAAaacttttgcctccgtttcaaaaaaaaaatagGTCCCATCACCGCTTGAAAGGCCGAAACCAGCTTGGCATTATCAGATTCCAACTCTAGCTTGTTTCGTCCGACTGTTCTAGTCAAGTTTAGCCGAAATCTAACCGTTGTGGCCTTTGCGGTGAAAGCATCGAAACAGAAGCTCATCTTCTCATCGGTTGCCGCTATAAACTTTCCGCTATGATCAAGGATTATAGCACCAACGATCTCTTCTAGTTGATCCTCGTTCTCCCAACGGACCGAAATAAGATATTAGAACAATCTTTTTTTTGAAGGGGCAACTTATAATCTTCACCTTTAATCTGCACCGAAATGTGTAAACTCTTTTTAGAGGGATGTGCGGGTGCCGAGAGCCCGAGACAAAACTTGAGTGTTCGCATGCCAGagtgttttttcttttcttttgcaaATATGCCACAATGCTTTCCAAGTAGAGGATGCCTCCGTTTTCATTGAGCAAGTCGTCATCTTTCATTTGAGGGCATTGTTGAGTGTGTAGCCTTTCCATGAACGGAGGCAGGGGCATGTACGTACCGAAGAGGCACGCACGCACGAAAGGGCAGGGCAGGGCAGGCCACACTTGGTTGCAACTTGCAAACGTTCACTTTGAGCTCCGGGAAGCCCGGGCACGCGTTGCTGGCTCCCTCCCTCACGGGTCGGCCTTGTCAGGTGCGCTACGGTGCACATCGCGACGGGGCCAGGTCTGAACACAGAACACCTGCGATGGCCGGCCAGCAGACTGGCACGCAGACTGCGCACCAAAGCCTGCGACTGCGAGCGAGCTCCTGTGCGTTGCGCCTCGGCCGCCGCCCGGTCCGTCcttgcatgcatgcacgcacgcacgcacgccgCTCCCTTGCCGTCGCGTACACgagcacgcacgcacgcacggcGACATTCATcggccaccgcgcaccgctgtgCGGTGCTGCTTGCATTGGCTGCGTCCGAGGCGAGTCGTCTTGCCGGGCGGCCGTACGTACGTCGCGCGGCCTCCAGCTCTGTGCCATGTAGTGCCAGGCAACCAATCAATCAAGAGAACACAGGCAAGAAGCGGACCGAAGAGATCATGGGAGTTGGGGATTGGAGAGAGAGGCCCGCTGGGGGGAGGAGAGGAAAAGGCAGGCTAGAGAGAGAGAGTTTGTTTTTTTTGTATCACGGGTGCACATATGGATAAGCATCCATTTTCTCCTCTGAGCAAATGAGAAAATTGGAGTTAAAAAACTCTGAAAAAGTAAGATTTACTAAATGCCAGATATTATGTATTTGatcaaaaagaaataaaaaagtTATTTTGCTCTTTCATTAAGCCTTCAAAGGTGACTAATCTGTAGTGCTTACTATAGTTTTAGAAAGTTTACATGCATGATTCTTTTTTGCATTACATTAATTGGACATCGTTTTCTTATGCAAAAAAGAAATAAAAGCCGAAGATTACACAAAAATATATTTAAAGTATGTATTTTAAAAACTAGCCTACATTGTTTTGTTTTCCGTTAAAGGCTTCGAATTAACACGGTTAATATGGAGTACTTACTATGTTTTTCGAAAGTTTATGTTATTCCTTTTGCATTACACCAGGTTTTCTTTGTTAAAAAGACGTACAATGTGAAAAAAAAATATTTCTTTGTAACAAAATCAGCCGAGAGGGACCCAGGTATGTATTCTTGTTTTTCTTTACTTTCTTTTGCGAAAGAGGCATCACACCCCTCTAAAATAAACCAAAAAATACGCCAATGTCCCTAGGGTCTGATTGTCTTCTTCCTCGAGAACAGGCTGATGGCGCGCCACCCCTGATGCCTCTCCATCGGCAGAGCCAGCTCGTCGTTGTAGATTGCGTGCGGTAAGCCATCAAGGCCTACATGACCAATGCTTTCGATAAAACAAACGTCGAAGCATTCACCGCCGGAAGATCCACACATCCAAGATCACAACCTTTGAAAATAAGTTCGCACGCCTCATGATAACACCGGAGCCCTCACCAATGTGACGAAGAGGAATCTGAATGGCCAAATTGCGAAGGGGAGCTGCCATCACCGCCACGCCAACAAACTTACAAATGGCATCGCAAAAAACAAGAACTTAAAAATGGCGAGGATATGGACAAGACGTCCCAGATGGCAGAGACAACTAAGGATGAGATGTCACTAACGACACATGCGGCAAAGAACAAGGCATTAGAGACAATGTAGGCCACCAATTTTCCGCACCGTGA contains:
- the LOC125540609 gene encoding uncharacterized protein LOC125540609; this translates as MAPPMVLLKRHVDFSHDVVAVPIPSPCPWGASNKETSDAVIEYLRALKARAVVASPPQLSSLRILPPPNSAPLLGLRSSHISSAEKNMVALYAGGYRPGAETFAEMGAYLIYDARDGSLSVIPPIPSHDEYMAMGHQSAVVMCDATGGGYLLAELVWVMPGFSRAAVWLWESSAKEWVLKPGCLPLPPNIAMYSSIHSCFSYRGSTFCWVDLHQGMVLCDLHQGCKLSFIELPQGRPNYDASDYPGGLCAEEFRSVACVRGSIKFLAFNKFVERKPGEEYGLTVWTLYPDHPGWSISYQCSIQDIWANTNYQSAGLR